Proteins found in one Triticum urartu cultivar G1812 chromosome 4, Tu2.1, whole genome shotgun sequence genomic segment:
- the LOC125553576 gene encoding uncharacterized protein LOC125553576 — MAKNHRLLILLVAASVVASSVTATSSASPSSRAYELLEKYGFPRGILPEGVQDYALHPDGSFEVSLPGGCEINVGGFTLRYEGNVHGNIQSMLINALTGVSVKVAFQWVSINAVERHGDQLIFNAAVISKSFPVNNFSRSPRCNRIPAIPK; from the coding sequence ATGGCCAAGAACCATAGACTCCTCATCCTCCTTGTGGCTGCCTCTGTTGTGGCCTCTTCAGTCACCGCCACCTCGAGCGCCTCCCCCTCTTCAAGAGCATACGAGCTGCTGGAGAAGTACGGCTTCCCGCGGGGAATCCTCCCGGAGGGTGTTCAAGACTATGCCCTACACCCAGACGGATCCTTTGAGGTCTCCCTCCCCGGCGGCTGTGAGATCAACGTCGGGGGATTCACTCTCCGGTATGAAGGAAATGTGCATGGCAACATCCAGTCCATGTTGATTAACGCGCTAACAGGGGTGAGCGTCAAGGTTGCATTCCAATGGGTTAGCATCAATGCAGTTGAACGGCATGGTGACCAGCTCATCTTCAATGCAGCTGTGATATCAAAATCGTTTCCTGTTAACAACTTCTCCAGGAGCCCGCGCTGCAACCGAATCCCCGCAATTCCAAAGTAG